A genomic window from Populus alba chromosome 19, ASM523922v2, whole genome shotgun sequence includes:
- the LOC118054911 gene encoding apyrase 2 has protein sequence MNNKLKLMSLIPFFLLMVFVLPTSGAYKFTNPRIVLPVRSKGLDASRSYAVVFDAGSTGSRVHVFCFDQNFDLLPVGNDTEFEFFAQVKPGLSAYANDPQAAASSLAPLLNEAESVVPEEFSPKTPVRLGATAGLRLLEGDSAERILEAVRDLLSNGSLEYEADDVSILTGSQEGYYMWIAINYMVGNLGKPYSETAAVIDQGGGSVQMAYAISRENAEKAPAVADGEDPYVEKFLLRGTEYYVYVHSYLSYGLLASRAEILKVSRNSSNECVTTGYNGVYTYGGKEYKASSSPTGTSFKKCRTLVLKALKINAPCKYVNCTFGGVWNGGGGDGQNNFHVNSFFFTMSQVAGFVDANAYTATASAADFKKAAKRACETRFEDASSRFPNAEENDLPFLCMDFTYEYTLLVDGFGLDPQKKFSLEGQIKYKNSLMGAAWPLGSAIEAVSPSRASFLK, from the exons atgaataataagtTGAAGCTGATGAGCCTGATTCCTTTTTTCCTCTTGATGGTTTTCGTGTTGCCAACTTCGGGAGCATACAAGTTCACCAACCCAAGAATCGTATTGCCTGTTCGGTCAAAAGGTTTGGATGCTTCAAGGAGCTACGCGGTTGTTTTCGACGCAGGGAGTACAGGTAGCAGAGtgcatgttttttgttttgatcaGAACTTTGATCTCCTCCCTGTCGGAAACGACACAGAGTTTGAGTTTTTTGCTCAG GTGAAGCCAGGTTTGAGTGCATATGCAAATGACCCTCAGGCTGCGGCTAGCTCACTTGCCCCATTGCTCAACGAAGCGGAAAGTGTTGTGCCTGAAGAGTTCAGTCCCAAAACTCCAGTCAGACTTGGG GCTACCGCCGGGCTGAGGCTGTTGGAAGGAGATTCAGCGGAGAGGATTTTGGAAGCA GTGAGAGATCTTCTGAGCAATGGCAGCCTGGAGTACGAAGCCGATGATGTCTCTATTCTGACTGGTTCCCAAGAGGGTTACTATATGTGG aTTGCAATAAACTACATGGTAGGAAATCTGGGGAAGCCGTATTCAGAAACAGCAGCAGTGATTGATCAAGGCGGTGGATCTGTTCAAATGGCATATGCCATTTCCAGGGAGAACGCTGAAAAGGCACCAGCAGTAGCTGATGGAGAGGATCCATACGTGGAGAAATTCCTTCTTAGAGGAACTGAATATTACGTTTATGTTCACAG TTACTTGAGCTATGGGTTATTGGCGTCTCGGGCAGAAATACTGAAGGTTTCAAGAAACTCCAGCAACGAGTGCGTAACCACCGGTTATAATG gtGTTTACACATACGGAGGGAAGGAATACAAAGCATCATCTTCTCCTACCGGTACAAGCTTCAAAAAATGCAGAACACTAGTTCTTAAAGCTCTCAAAATCAATGCCCCTTGTAAGTATGTGAATTGCACATTCGGTGGAGTTTGGAACGGCGGCGGCGGAGACGGGCAAAACAATTTTCATGTTAATTCGTTTTTCTTCACCATGTCTCAAGTG GCTGGGTTTGTCGATGCCAACGCGTATACAGCCACAGCTAGCGCTGCAGATTTCAAGAAGGCAGCTAAGCGAGCTTGCGAAACAAGATTTGAGGATGCAAGCTCAAGATTTCCAAATGCGGAGGAGAACGACCTGCCATTCTTGTGTATGGATTTTACCTATGAGTATACTTTGCTCGTCGATGGATTTG gtcTTGATCCCCagaaaaaattttcattggagGGGCAAATTAAATACAAGAATTCACTTATGGGAGCTGCATGGCCTCTTGGTAGTGCTATAGAGGCGGTGTCGCCTAGCAGGGCATCATTTCTGAAGTAG